Proteins from a genomic interval of Mycoplasmopsis columboralis:
- a CDS encoding MAG0110 family membrane protein, with protein MLNNNENSKPEIVINSLNHSLFAKKYFSVAFVTFAFSLLVFFIGSLSVYFGLDALVKNGTIRPYSIYVSLIAVTIAYFIVSLIFTYKKRNGFLITSIFWIVAELFFSLIIGIGLNYGKSAGLITPTSVFIIFAIPTLIMIITGALSYFNLIDLTKIKKLLLVFAVIIIVAIIASIFTAFLLPYRSNTNRILNFAIPVLLVVFVSLATLFTWNNLIKNAEEAGSFEGSDLYRKAIISGVRLFVDFATLVYYVLSIFLRRR; from the coding sequence ATGCTTAATAATAATGAAAATAGTAAACCAGAAATTGTTATAAACTCACTAAATCACAGCTTATTCGCTAAGAAATATTTTTCAGTTGCTTTCGTAACTTTTGCTTTTAGCTTACTTGTTTTCTTTATAGGTTCTTTAAGTGTATACTTTGGTTTAGATGCATTAGTAAAAAACGGAACAATTAGACCATACTCAATTTACGTTAGCTTAATTGCTGTAACTATTGCTTACTTTATAGTTTCTCTTATTTTTACATACAAAAAAAGAAACGGTTTTTTAATTACCAGCATATTTTGAATCGTTGCTGAATTGTTTTTTTCTTTAATTATTGGAATAGGATTAAATTATGGAAAATCAGCGGGTTTAATTACACCTACATCAGTTTTTATCATCTTTGCAATTCCAACACTAATTATGATAATTACAGGAGCGCTCTCATATTTTAATTTAATTGATTTAACTAAAATCAAAAAACTTTTATTAGTTTTTGCTGTAATTATTATAGTCGCAATAATAGCTTCTATTTTTACAGCTTTCTTATTGCCTTATAGAAGTAATACAAATAGAATACTAAACTTTGCAATTCCAGTACTATTGGTGGTCTTTGTTTCGCTTGCAACATTGTTTACTTGAAATAATTTAATTAAAAACGCAGAAGAAGCAGGTAGTTTCGAAGGAAGTGATTTATATAGAAAAGCAATCATTTCAGGAGTGAGATTGTTT